The Candidatus Eremiobacterota bacterium genome includes a window with the following:
- a CDS encoding nucleotidyl transferase AbiEii/AbiGii toxin family protein: MEPVKPKHLNPFAAAFLERLQGQSQAEQFVLGGYFALKHYLDYRETGDVDAWWRSREDPHALAAAREAFMQTAAEFGYSVRERTWGETISLEAFDGGNKAFSFQVSVRTVEIDPPVASPWGRFPIETLDDNVASKMMALVARGAPRDFVDIKEIVDSGLLTIDRCWQLWNAKRPGIEIEDARLRVKMHLATIEARRPIERIPAAERPAAERLRAWYRDVFTARRDELGPGVGDVKDEDLRQ, translated from the coding sequence GTGGAACCCGTCAAGCCTAAGCACCTCAACCCGTTTGCCGCTGCATTTCTCGAACGATTGCAGGGTCAATCTCAGGCCGAACAATTCGTGTTGGGCGGCTACTTTGCGCTGAAGCATTACCTCGATTATCGCGAGACCGGGGACGTTGACGCGTGGTGGCGCTCACGCGAGGATCCGCATGCGCTCGCCGCTGCGCGCGAAGCATTTATGCAGACTGCGGCTGAGTTCGGATACTCTGTCCGCGAGCGCACGTGGGGCGAAACGATCTCCTTGGAGGCCTTCGACGGCGGCAACAAGGCCTTCTCGTTCCAGGTCTCGGTTCGCACTGTTGAAATTGATCCCCCGGTGGCGAGTCCTTGGGGCCGCTTCCCGATCGAGACACTGGACGACAACGTCGCCTCCAAAATGATGGCTCTGGTCGCTCGGGGCGCGCCCCGCGACTTCGTTGACATCAAGGAGATCGTCGACTCGGGACTCCTCACGATCGACCGCTGCTGGCAACTATGGAACGCGAAGCGTCCGGGGATCGAGATCGAAGACGCCCGCTTGCGGGTGAAGATGCACTTGGCGACGATCGAGGCACGCCGACCGATCGAGCGCATCCCCGCCGCCGAGCGCCCTGCCGCCGAGCGGCTGCGGGCATGGTATCGGGATGTGTTCACCGCTCGTCGCGACGAGCTCGGACCCGGAGTCGGCGACGTCAAGGACGAAGACCTCCGTCAGTGA
- a CDS encoding DUF2461 domain-containing protein, with product MAAKRSDPLDLNVTFRFLRGLKKNNDRAWFHSNREAWDEHVRHAWEDLVTMLLLAGSQADERLRHVDPRACTFRIANDTRFHKQRDPYKPWLSAWMSPGGKDGAFAGYYVHLAPGDTHVSSGIYVPVKPALHALRSTFAADGADARAFDRILAAKVMRPYLPLDTEPLRVTPRGFPKHHRRLPLIRARNYLVRRDVSDRELTHRGAFAVFRDFIRDTAPFVRWLDAHATVEHGDGFASEE from the coding sequence GTGGCGGCGAAGCGCTCCGACCCGCTCGATTTGAACGTGACGTTCCGATTTCTGCGCGGGCTGAAGAAGAACAACGACCGCGCGTGGTTCCACTCGAACCGCGAGGCGTGGGACGAACACGTTCGGCACGCATGGGAAGACCTCGTGACAATGCTGCTGCTGGCGGGAAGCCAGGCCGACGAGCGGTTGAGGCACGTCGATCCGCGCGCGTGCACGTTTCGGATCGCGAACGACACGCGCTTCCACAAGCAGCGCGATCCGTACAAACCGTGGCTCTCCGCCTGGATGTCGCCGGGCGGAAAGGACGGTGCGTTCGCCGGCTACTACGTCCACCTCGCGCCCGGCGACACGCACGTTTCGTCCGGCATCTATGTCCCGGTGAAGCCGGCGCTGCACGCGCTGCGCAGCACGTTCGCGGCCGACGGCGCCGACGCGCGCGCCTTCGACCGCATCCTGGCGGCGAAAGTGATGCGTCCGTACTTGCCGCTCGACACCGAGCCGCTGCGCGTGACGCCGCGCGGGTTTCCGAAACACCACCGGCGGCTCCCGCTGATCCGCGCGCGCAATTACCTCGTCCGCCGCGACGTCTCGGACCGCGAGCTGACCCACCGCGGCGCGTTCGCCGTCTTCCGTGACTTCATCCGCGACACCGCCCCTTTCGTCCGCTGGCTCGACGCCCACGCGACCGTGGAACACGGCGACGGGTTCGCGTCCGAGGAGTGA
- a CDS encoding M48 family metalloprotease, producing MVRGTTLRKAALGAATGLTLGYAAVRAAQAVRDLRTPYAPRADRDPGRYGAARRALGLAGGARTVAALATAAFLLADPLDRALRPLPRPLRAPAFALVLLAIEAMRDLGTEYVEGHVLERVYGTSEQSARGWLADQAKGTAVAAVITALLVALADAVVVRTPRRWPLIAIAATPPLLAFATVIAPTFVMPLFNTYEPVSGELEQRIRALAERYGVGNAAILRFDMSRQTKKANAFVTGVLGTERIALGDTLVSEFADDETLYVVAHELGHYVRRDPWLSIAFGTASIGATLLGADAALRRTTKRGLDSPAQGARLAFYATLAQLALLPLANAFSRAIERRADRFALAATNHRDAGIRAFKRLGEQNLAELEPPRWAELLFSSHPSLASRIRALEA from the coding sequence GTGGTTCGCGGGACGACGCTTCGCAAGGCTGCACTCGGTGCGGCGACAGGCCTGACGCTCGGCTACGCGGCGGTGCGCGCGGCGCAAGCAGTGCGTGACCTCCGCACGCCGTACGCGCCGCGCGCCGACCGCGATCCGGGTCGCTACGGCGCCGCGCGGCGCGCGCTTGGTCTCGCAGGCGGCGCGCGCACCGTCGCGGCGCTCGCGACGGCCGCGTTCCTGCTCGCGGATCCGCTCGACCGCGCGCTGCGCCCGCTGCCGCGGCCGCTGCGCGCGCCGGCGTTCGCGCTGGTCCTGCTGGCGATCGAGGCGATGCGCGACCTCGGCACGGAGTACGTCGAAGGGCACGTCCTCGAACGCGTCTACGGTACCTCGGAACAGAGCGCGCGCGGGTGGCTCGCCGATCAGGCGAAGGGCACGGCAGTGGCCGCGGTGATCACGGCGCTGCTGGTCGCATTGGCCGACGCGGTCGTCGTGCGCACTCCGCGGCGCTGGCCGCTGATCGCGATCGCGGCGACGCCGCCACTGCTCGCGTTCGCGACCGTGATCGCGCCGACGTTCGTGATGCCGCTGTTCAACACGTACGAGCCGGTCAGCGGCGAGCTCGAGCAGCGCATCCGCGCGCTCGCCGAGCGCTACGGCGTCGGCAACGCGGCGATCCTGCGCTTCGACATGAGCCGCCAGACGAAGAAGGCGAACGCGTTCGTCACCGGCGTCCTCGGCACCGAGCGGATCGCGCTCGGCGACACGCTCGTCAGCGAGTTCGCCGACGACGAGACGCTGTACGTCGTCGCCCACGAGCTGGGCCACTACGTGCGCCGCGACCCGTGGCTTTCGATCGCCTTCGGGACCGCTTCGATCGGGGCGACGCTGCTCGGCGCCGACGCGGCGCTGCGCCGCACGACGAAGCGCGGCCTCGACTCACCGGCGCAAGGCGCGCGGCTCGCGTTCTACGCGACCCTTGCGCAGCTCGCGCTGCTCCCGCTCGCGAACGCATTCTCTCGCGCGATCGAGCGCCGCGCCGACCGCTTCGCGCTCGCGGCGACGAACCACCGCGACGCCGGCATCCGCGCATTCAAGCGCCTCGGCGAGCAGAACCTCGCCGAGCTGGAACCGCCGCGCTGGGCCGAGCTGCTCTTCTCCTCACACCCCTCCCTCGCGTCACGCATCCGCGCCCTCGAAGCGTAA
- a CDS encoding alpha/beta fold hydrolase, which yields MSSVRDGRGSAHKVRSVLARIVLALAFVCGLAAPAGAAAWPQPADGAYVVPEFRFADGETLKNLRLHYVTLGTPHRNAAGHVDNAVLILHGTGGDVNQFLSDRFAGVLFVPGGILDASKYFIVITDGIGHGKSSKPSDGLHARFPHYGYRDMVRAQHDVLTEVLHVDHLRLVMGTSMGGMQTWLWGESYPTMMDALMPLASLPIQISGRNRVWRDMIVDDLRNDPGYAGGEYQTEPHGLKAAVDMLWFLGSAPLYDQTLLPTRDAADAYYENTVKKLVTRYDANDMIYQFESSRDYNPQPDLGKITAPLLAINSADDQINPPELGVVEREIKHVRHGRFVLLPITPETRGHGTHTLPAIWQSRLLELLDTKVDVRLPRLSGGRASLQAGVSIELPPGWSTDMYPFGIHEFAYRLRPPTGAAELNIVLSGATYGDNPPPLPWGRTYCLNGVRGQIDDAQAPWSENSYATIELSPGETGRVHYVDMTYAKDDAAAARIARSLRVAGHSKSC from the coding sequence ATGTCGTCCGTGCGGGACGGGCGGGGTTCGGCGCATAAAGTGCGGTCCGTGCTCGCCCGAATCGTTCTCGCGCTCGCCTTCGTCTGCGGCCTGGCGGCACCGGCCGGCGCAGCCGCGTGGCCGCAGCCCGCGGACGGGGCGTACGTCGTTCCGGAGTTTCGGTTCGCTGACGGCGAGACGCTGAAGAACTTGCGGTTGCACTACGTCACACTCGGCACGCCGCACCGCAACGCGGCCGGTCACGTCGACAACGCGGTGCTGATTCTGCACGGCACGGGCGGCGATGTGAACCAGTTCCTGAGCGACCGCTTCGCCGGCGTGCTGTTCGTGCCGGGCGGCATCCTCGATGCGTCGAAGTACTTCATCGTCATCACCGACGGGATCGGTCACGGCAAGTCTTCGAAGCCGAGCGACGGACTGCACGCGCGCTTCCCGCACTACGGCTATCGCGACATGGTGCGCGCGCAGCACGATGTCCTGACCGAAGTGCTGCACGTCGATCACCTGCGGCTGGTCATGGGAACCTCGATGGGCGGGATGCAGACCTGGCTGTGGGGCGAGAGTTACCCCACGATGATGGACGCGCTGATGCCGCTGGCGAGCTTGCCGATCCAGATCAGCGGCCGCAACCGCGTCTGGCGCGACATGATCGTCGACGACCTCCGCAACGATCCCGGCTACGCCGGCGGCGAGTACCAGACCGAGCCGCACGGGCTCAAGGCGGCGGTCGACATGCTGTGGTTCTTGGGCTCGGCGCCGCTCTACGACCAAACGCTGCTCCCGACACGCGACGCAGCCGACGCGTACTACGAGAACACCGTCAAGAAGCTGGTCACGCGCTACGACGCCAACGACATGATTTACCAGTTCGAGTCCTCGCGCGACTACAACCCGCAACCCGACCTCGGCAAGATCACGGCGCCCCTGCTGGCGATCAACAGCGCCGACGACCAGATCAACCCACCCGAGCTCGGCGTGGTGGAGCGCGAGATCAAGCACGTCCGCCACGGGCGGTTCGTGCTCTTGCCGATCACGCCGGAAACGCGCGGCCATGGGACTCACACGTTGCCGGCGATCTGGCAGTCGCGTCTCCTCGAGCTGCTCGACACGAAGGTTGACGTACGGCTTCCGCGACTGTCCGGTGGACGGGCCTCACTCCAGGCTGGCGTCTCAATCGAACTGCCTCCAGGCTGGTCCACCGACATGTACCCGTTCGGCATCCACGAATTCGCGTACCGTTTGCGACCGCCGACCGGAGCCGCGGAACTTAACATCGTGCTATCTGGGGCGACATATGGTGATAATCCGCCGCCTTTACCGTGGGGAAGGACCTACTGCCTGAACGGCGTGCGGGGCCAAATCGACGATGCGCAGGCCCCCTGGAGTGAAAATAGTTACGCCACCATCGAGCTCTCACCGGGTGAAACCGGCAGGGTCCATTACGTCGACATGACGTATGCGAAGGACGACGCCGCCGCAGCTCGGATCGCACGGAGCCTTCGCGTGGCGGGGCACTCGAAGTCGTGCTGA